A single window of Ignavibacteriota bacterium DNA harbors:
- a CDS encoding DUF1801 domain-containing protein: MKNEVAVNNFMNNLDHPYKEGIEFLRNVIKKCNDSIIEEIKWNAPSYKLENHFATFKLYPPKNIQIVLHTDSKLKGDPHKFHLDDPHQIIKWAAPDRCVITIKSNKEAKELSNEISSLINSWIKQL, translated from the coding sequence ATGAAAAATGAAGTTGCTGTAAATAATTTTATGAATAATTTAGATCATCCTTATAAAGAAGGAATTGAGTTTTTACGTAATGTTATAAAAAAATGCAATGATAGTATTATTGAAGAAATTAAGTGGAACGCGCCAAGTTATAAACTTGAAAATCACTTTGCTACATTTAAATTATATCCTCCCAAAAATATTCAAATAGTTTTACATACTGATTCAAAATTAAAAGGAGATCCTCATAAATTTCATCTCGATGATCCTCATCAAATTATTAAATGGGCTGCACCTGATAGATGTGTTATTACCATAAAATCAAATAAAGAAGCAAAAGAATTAAGTAATGAAATT
- a CDS encoding MATE family efflux transporter: MQSASLNKNIWHELKDAIRGSEADYTQIPLGRAIFLLAVPMILELIMESTFAVADIYFVGSLGASAVATVGLTETYMFLLYSICMGLAMGVTALIARRVGEKNKEKAGITAVQSILIGIIASIPFSIAGIFYSRELLELMGADNWILANGVGYAQWMLGGNLVIMLLFVINAIFRGAGDAAIAMRILWIANGINIILDPILIFGYGPFPQLGIEGAAIATNVGRGVGVLIQLWYLYHGVKHIKVEKSYIVLKLEIIYSIIKTSLGGIGQNIIAMTSWIFIMRIFAEFGSHVVAGATITIRIMMFTMMPAWGLSNAASTLVGQNLGANSPDRAEKSVWKIGTYNMFFLIGVSILYFVFSENLVSIFSNDNNVITVGATWLKIVSYSYFVYGWWMVSVQAFNGAGDTITPTKINLVFFWLLQIPISYLSSKVLGFGYEGIFWTIFATETSVGVFTLWLFTKGNWKKVSI, translated from the coding sequence TTGCAGAGCGCATCCTTGAATAAAAATATTTGGCATGAGTTAAAAGACGCAATTCGCGGTAGTGAGGCTGATTATACTCAAATTCCTCTTGGTAGAGCCATTTTTCTTTTGGCGGTTCCAATGATATTAGAGTTAATAATGGAATCGACATTTGCAGTCGCAGATATTTATTTTGTCGGTTCACTCGGTGCATCTGCAGTTGCAACTGTAGGATTAACCGAAACTTATATGTTTTTACTTTATTCTATATGCATGGGATTGGCAATGGGTGTAACCGCATTAATTGCCAGAAGGGTTGGTGAAAAGAATAAAGAAAAAGCGGGAATAACGGCAGTTCAGTCAATATTAATCGGCATAATCGCTTCTATTCCGTTTTCAATTGCAGGCATATTTTACAGCAGGGAATTGCTGGAATTAATGGGCGCAGATAATTGGATTTTAGCTAATGGAGTTGGTTATGCACAATGGATGCTTGGCGGGAACTTAGTAATTATGCTGCTTTTCGTAATTAATGCAATTTTTAGAGGTGCCGGAGACGCTGCAATTGCAATGCGCATTTTATGGATTGCAAATGGAATCAACATCATTTTGGATCCTATTTTAATTTTTGGTTATGGTCCTTTTCCCCAATTAGGAATTGAAGGTGCCGCAATTGCAACAAATGTAGGAAGAGGTGTAGGCGTTTTAATTCAGTTATGGTATTTGTATCATGGCGTAAAACATATTAAAGTTGAGAAATCATATATTGTTTTAAAACTTGAAATAATTTATTCAATAATAAAAACTTCATTAGGCGGAATCGGTCAAAATATTATCGCAATGACTTCATGGATTTTCATAATGAGAATTTTTGCCGAGTTTGGAAGTCATGTTGTAGCCGGTGCAACAATTACAATAAGAATTATGATGTTTACTATGATGCCAGCTTGGGGTTTGTCAAATGCCGCATCAACATTAGTCGGCCAAAATCTTGGCGCAAATTCTCCCGATCGCGCCGAAAAATCCGTTTGGAAAATTGGCACTTACAATATGTTTTTCTTGATCGGAGTATCAATATTATATTTTGTGTTTAGTGAAAATTTGGTCTCGATTTTTTCAAATGATAATAATGTAATCACTGTTGGTGCAACTTGGTTAAAAATAGTTTCGTATTCTTATTTTGTTTATGGTTGGTGGATGGTATCGGTACAGGCTTTTAACGGCGCTGGAGATACAATTACACCAACAAAAATTAATTTAGTATTTTTTTGGTTGCTGCAAATTCCAATATCCTATTTAAGTTCAAAAGTTTTAGGATTTGGTTATGAAGGAATTTTCTGGACAATTTTCGCTACCGAAACAAGCGTTGGAGTTTTTACTTTATGGCTTTTTACAAAAGGTAATTGGAAAAAAGTATCAATATAA
- a CDS encoding DinB family protein has translation MNRPEVNEFNPYFKKYIDLVEEKNFFDAFNDDTESTFNFFKNIPVEKHNFKYAPDKWTIKDVLMHIIDTERIFTYRTLVCARGDGKTLLQRADENLFAANVDVTNRSMESLLEEFLTIRKSFDFLLKNITEEKSKFLGNNGEFKISARALGYISLGHTKHHLKVIKERYL, from the coding sequence ATGAACCGACCGGAAGTAAATGAATTCAATCCTTATTTTAAAAAGTACATTGATCTTGTTGAAGAGAAAAATTTTTTCGACGCATTTAATGATGATACCGAATCAACATTTAACTTTTTCAAAAATATTCCCGTTGAAAAACATAATTTCAAATATGCGCCTGATAAATGGACAATTAAAGATGTTCTAATGCACATAATTGATACCGAAAGAATTTTTACTTATCGCACATTGGTTTGCGCGAGAGGAGATGGTAAAACTTTGCTTCAGAGAGCCGATGAAAATCTCTTTGCCGCAAATGTTGACGTAACAAACAGATCAATGGAAAGCCTCTTGGAGGAATTTCTTACCATAAGAAAAAGTTTTGATTTTTTGCTTAAAAATATCACAGAAGAAAAATCAAAATTTTTAGGAAATAACGGCGAATTTAAAATCTCGGCAAGAGCTTTAGGCTATATTTCACTTGGACATACAAAGCATCATTTAAAAGTAATAAAAGAAAGATATTTGTGA
- a CDS encoding DUF1801 domain-containing protein codes for MKAENIKFKNIDEYIETFPKNIQIILNEIRKVILLAAPNAEEKISYNMPTFFLNGNLVHFAGYKNHVGFYPTPSGIVNFAEELKSYKTSKGAIQFPIDKPLPVKTITKIVKFRVKENSSKPNKNKQ; via the coding sequence ATGAAAGCTGAAAATATAAAATTTAAAAACATCGACGAGTATATTGAAACATTTCCGAAAAATATTCAAATAATACTCAATGAAATTAGAAAAGTAATTTTGCTAGCGGCTCCGAATGCCGAAGAGAAAATTAGTTATAATATGCCGACTTTTTTTCTTAACGGAAATTTGGTTCACTTTGCCGGTTACAAAAATCATGTTGGTTTTTATCCAACGCCAAGCGGAATTGTTAATTTTGCGGAAGAATTAAAATCATATAAAACTTCAAAGGGGGCAATTCAATTTCCAATAGATAAACCTTTGCCCGTAAAAACTATAACAAAAATTGTTAAGTTTAGAGTAAAAGAAAATTCTTCTAAACCAAATAAAAATAAACAATAA
- a CDS encoding YdeI/OmpD-associated family protein, translated as MNKNVDTYLSKVGKWQKELTKLRKIILDCGLIEEYKWMHPCYTFQKSNVVLIHEFKEYCAILFHKGVLLKDKKNILVQQSENVQAARHLRFTDISKIDKLENTIKEYIFEAIEIEKAGLKVEMKKTNEYNMPDELKLKLEKNHDLKIAFENLTPGRQRGYLLFFSQPKQSKTRESRIEKNIERILSGKGLND; from the coding sequence ATGAATAAAAATGTTGATACATATTTAAGTAAAGTCGGTAAATGGCAGAAAGAATTGACTAAATTAAGAAAGATAATCCTTGATTGCGGTTTGATCGAAGAATATAAATGGATGCATCCGTGTTATACTTTTCAAAAAAGTAATGTTGTTTTAATTCATGAATTCAAAGAATATTGCGCAATTCTTTTTCATAAAGGAGTTTTATTAAAGGATAAAAAAAATATTTTAGTTCAGCAGTCAGAAAATGTTCAAGCGGCTAGGCATTTAAGATTTACCGATATTTCAAAAATTGACAAACTTGAAAATACCATCAAAGAATATATATTTGAGGCGATTGAAATTGAAAAAGCCGGCTTAAAGGTGGAGATGAAAAAAACAAATGAATACAATATGCCGGATGAATTGAAATTAAAATTAGAAAAAAATCATGATTTAAAAATTGCGTTTGAAAATTTGACGCCAGGTCGTCAGCGCGGTTATTTGTTATTCTTTTCTCAGCCAAAGCAATCAAAAACTCGTGAATCAAGAATTGAAAAAAATATTGAGCGAATTTTATCGGGTAAAGGATTGAATGATTGA
- a CDS encoding VOC family protein has translation MNPVVHFEMAAEDSKRMSEFYTNVFGWNTVQFGPEMGNYIVAQTTETDDKGMIQTKGAINGGFYQKLEDPKMNNPSIVISVDDIKEHMVKIQNAGGKLLGEPIPIPGVGEFISFIDTEGNRCSILQPISM, from the coding sequence ATGAATCCGGTTGTACACTTTGAAATGGCTGCCGAAGACAGCAAAAGAATGTCGGAATTTTATACAAATGTTTTTGGATGGAATACTGTTCAGTTCGGACCCGAAATGGGGAATTATATTGTGGCTCAAACTACAGAAACCGATGATAAAGGAATGATTCAAACCAAAGGCGCAATAAATGGCGGATTTTATCAAAAACTTGAGGATCCAAAGATGAATAATCCGTCAATTGTAATTTCAGTGGATGATATCAAGGAACATATGGTAAAGATACAAAATGCCGGTGGAAAATTATTGGGCGAACCAATTCCAATTCCAGGCGTTGGAGAATTTATTTCGTTTATAGATACTGAAGGAAACAGATGCAGTATTTTACAGCCGATAAGTATGTAA
- a CDS encoding SRPBCC family protein — protein MEKIKIETSVSADINKVWNYWTKPEHITKWNFASDDWHCPKSENDLRTGGKFNSRMEAKDGSFGFDFGGIYNEVIEHKKIAYTMEDGRQAITNFESQGNKTKITTLFDPEKTNPIEMQKNGWQEILNNFKKHVEEIN, from the coding sequence ATGGAAAAAATAAAAATTGAAACCTCGGTTTCTGCAGATATAAATAAAGTTTGGAATTATTGGACAAAACCGGAGCATATTACAAAATGGAATTTTGCTTCTGATGATTGGCATTGTCCAAAATCAGAAAATGATTTAAGAACGGGCGGAAAATTCAATTCAAGAATGGAAGCCAAAGACGGAAGTTTCGGGTTTGATTTTGGAGGAATATATAATGAAGTAATTGAACATAAAAAAATTGCTTACACTATGGAAGATGGAAGACAAGCAATTACGAATTTTGAAAGCCAAGGCAATAAAACCAAAATAACAACTTTGTTTGATCCTGAAAAAACAAACCCTATTGAAATGCAAAAAAATGGCTGGCAGGAAATTTTAAATAACTTTAAAAAACACGTTGAAGAAATTAATTAG
- a CDS encoding dihydrofolate reductase family protein codes for MQMTIDGFVAGSNGELDWMNFDWTEDIKNYVTQLTDSVDTILLGRKMTDDFIKHWTNQVNNNTNSGEYDFAKKMVDYKKFVFTKTLGKSVWENTELVKGNLADEIKKIKEVDGKDIIVYGGAEFVSNLIAENLIDEMYISINPVAIGNGLRIFDKLSDRQNLKLIESKSFDCGEVILFYKK; via the coding sequence ATGCAGATGACAATTGATGGATTTGTTGCCGGATCAAATGGAGAATTGGATTGGATGAATTTTGACTGGACCGAAGATATAAAAAATTATGTAACACAACTTACAGATTCTGTTGATACAATTCTACTTGGCAGAAAAATGACAGACGATTTTATAAAACATTGGACAAATCAAGTAAATAACAACACAAATTCAGGGGAATATGATTTTGCTAAGAAAATGGTTGACTATAAAAAGTTTGTCTTTACCAAAACTCTGGGAAAATCAGTTTGGGAAAATACTGAATTAGTTAAGGGAAATCTTGCTGATGAAATTAAGAAAATAAAAGAGGTAGATGGAAAAGATATTATTGTATATGGCGGTGCTGAGTTTGTATCAAATTTAATTGCCGAAAATTTAATCGATGAAATGTACATATCAATTAATCCCGTTGCAATAGGTAATGGTTTGAGAATATTTGATAAACTTTCAGACAGACAAAATCTAAAGTTGATTGAATCAAAATCATTTGATTGCGGTGAAGTAATTCTTTTTTATAAAAAATAA
- a CDS encoding dihydrofolate reductase family protein, with protein MSRKLKLQMQTSLDGFVAAGPNDDQTWVTWAWDEIKEDVLGLLDDCDTHIIGRKLAVDYIPYWQDVFTKPDDPMFEVAKRMAAIRKIVFSNSIKKSPWENIEVVNGNLNDEVIKLKKQNGKDIFAVGGTSFVSSLIAENLIDEFYFYVNPVALGKGDPVFNKIQSHKHLKLIKSKMFNCGINLFVYELKKGCQN; from the coding sequence ATGAGTCGTAAATTAAAATTACAAATGCAAACATCATTAGATGGATTTGTAGCCGCTGGACCAAATGACGATCAGACTTGGGTAACTTGGGCTTGGGATGAAATTAAGGAAGATGTGCTTGGACTGCTAGATGATTGCGATACTCACATCATTGGTAGAAAATTGGCTGTCGATTATATTCCTTATTGGCAGGATGTATTTACAAAACCCGATGATCCAATGTTTGAAGTCGCAAAAAGAATGGCGGCTATAAGGAAAATTGTTTTTTCCAATTCGATTAAAAAATCACCTTGGGAAAACATTGAAGTTGTTAATGGAAATTTGAATGATGAAGTAATCAAATTAAAAAAACAGAATGGAAAAGATATTTTTGCTGTTGGCGGAACTTCATTTGTATCTTCATTAATTGCTGAAAATTTAATTGATGAGTTCTATTTTTATGTTAATCCTGTAGCATTGGGTAAAGGTGATCCAGTATTTAACAAAATTCAATCGCATAAGCATTTGAAACTGATCAAATCAAAAATGTTTAATTGCGGCATAAATTTATTTGTCTATGAATTAAAGAAAGGCTGTCAAAATTGA
- a CDS encoding transcriptional regulator gives MERIKFDNDKLLFCVTAKSFPDGIVEAHQTLHKQIPLKQNRNFYGISYMNNKYDIIYKAAVEEVEQGEFKNLNLETFEVKKGNYISITVKNYEQNILKIKEAFAELRQNPNIDSKGVALEWYSDGPDCKCMIRLKDNI, from the coding sequence ATGGAAAGAATAAAATTTGATAATGATAAACTTCTATTTTGTGTAACAGCAAAATCATTTCCGGATGGAATTGTTGAAGCTCATCAAACATTGCATAAACAAATTCCGCTAAAGCAAAATAGAAATTTCTACGGCATTTCTTATATGAATAATAAATATGATATTATTTACAAAGCCGCTGTTGAAGAAGTAGAACAAGGAGAATTTAAGAATCTTAATTTAGAAACATTCGAAGTTAAAAAAGGAAATTACATTTCAATTACCGTAAAAAACTATGAGCAAAATATTCTAAAAATAAAAGAAGCTTTTGCCGAGTTAAGACAGAATCCCAATATTGATTCTAAAGGTGTTGCTCTGGAATGGTATTCAGACGGACCGGATTGTAAATGCATGATTAGATTAAAGGATAATATTTAG
- a CDS encoding SRPBCC domain-containing protein, with protein sequence MEKLKFNISINAPREKVWKILWDDKTYRKWTAPFSEGSYMESDWKIGGKTLFLGSEGNGMVSTIDQLKENEFLSFKHLGMIKDGKEDLESEEIKKWSGLLETYALEYSENQTFLSVYLDIGDDYKVYFIETFPKALKIVKELSEE encoded by the coding sequence ATGGAAAAATTAAAATTTAACATTTCGATAAACGCACCGCGTGAAAAAGTCTGGAAAATACTTTGGGACGATAAAACATATAGAAAATGGACAGCTCCTTTTTCCGAAGGTTCATACATGGAATCTGATTGGAAAATCGGTGGAAAAACTTTGTTTTTAGGCAGCGAAGGAAACGGAATGGTTAGCACAATCGATCAATTAAAAGAAAATGAATTTTTGTCATTCAAACATTTAGGAATGATAAAAGATGGAAAAGAAGATCTTGAAAGTGAAGAAATAAAAAAATGGTCTGGATTGCTGGAAACTTATGCTTTAGAATATTCAGAAAATCAAACCTTCCTTTCGGTTTATTTGGACATTGGAGATGATTACAAAGTTTATTTCATTGAAACTTTTCCAAAAGCATTAAAAATTGTTAAAGAATTATCAGAAGAATAA
- a CDS encoding VOC family protein — protein sequence MKSIMPNLWFDKNAEEAVKFYTALFKNSKIGNSQRYGKEGFEFHQMPEGTLMTVEFELFGQKFLALNGGPIFKFSEAVSFFIYCESETEILNFYNSLSNDGKVIMKLDKYDWSEKYAWVIDKFGISWQLDITKSDSPQKIVPTLLFVNDKITKVKEAIDHYTNIFPESKIIFKFENPANDKIKEETIMFAQFALSGVFFNAMSGEGKHEFDFNESISFIVNCDSQEEIDFFWEKLGKDGDPKAQQCGWLKDKFGVSWQIVPSKLGKLLNSGNKEQSSTVMNELLKMKKLDLEVLEKAYSSKS from the coding sequence ATGAAATCAATAATGCCAAATTTGTGGTTTGATAAAAATGCAGAAGAAGCGGTAAAGTTTTACACAGCACTTTTTAAAAATTCCAAAATTGGAAATTCTCAAAGATACGGCAAAGAAGGTTTTGAATTTCATCAAATGCCGGAAGGAACTTTAATGACAGTGGAATTCGAATTATTTGGCCAAAAGTTTCTTGCCTTAAACGGAGGACCAATTTTCAAATTCAGTGAAGCAGTTTCGTTTTTTATTTATTGTGAATCTGAAACAGAAATTCTAAACTTTTATAATAGTTTGTCAAATGACGGAAAAGTTATAATGAAATTGGATAAATATGATTGGAGCGAAAAATACGCTTGGGTTATAGATAAATTTGGAATATCTTGGCAGCTGGATATAACAAAATCCGATTCACCTCAAAAAATTGTTCCAACTCTATTATTTGTGAATGACAAAATTACAAAAGTAAAAGAAGCGATTGATCATTATACCAATATTTTCCCCGAATCAAAGATTATTTTCAAATTTGAAAATCCTGCTAATGATAAAATAAAAGAAGAAACAATTATGTTTGCTCAATTTGCACTTAGTGGAGTTTTTTTTAACGCGATGAGCGGAGAAGGAAAACACGAATTTGATTTTAATGAATCAATATCATTCATTGTAAATTGTGATTCGCAGGAAGAAATAGACTTCTTTTGGGAAAAACTTGGTAAGGACGGTGATCCCAAAGCACAGCAATGCGGCTGGCTTAAAGATAAATTTGGCGTTTCATGGCAAATTGTTCCTTCCAAGCTCGGTAAATTATTAAACAGCGGAAATAAAGAACAATCTTCTACCGTAATGAATGAACTTCTAAAAATGAAAAAACTTGATTTAGAAGTTTTGGAAAAAGCTTATTCAAGTAAATCTTAA
- a CDS encoding SRPBCC domain-containing protein gives MENLITNPEQEIITIREINYPIDLVYGAFENPEHLKNWWGPNGFTNTFNVFEFKPGGKWSFIMHGPEKGNYANECVFIVVEKNNLIIWDRLSNPKFYVIVQFQKISQSKTKLIFRQLFDSIELCDKIRTYTVGKNDENFDRLEIELEKMRKEK, from the coding sequence ATGGAAAACTTAATCACCAATCCCGAACAAGAAATCATTACCATAAGAGAAATTAATTATCCAATTGATTTGGTATATGGAGCTTTTGAAAATCCTGAACACCTTAAAAATTGGTGGGGACCAAATGGGTTTACTAATACATTTAACGTATTTGAATTTAAGCCGGGCGGAAAATGGAGTTTTATAATGCACGGTCCGGAAAAAGGCAATTATGCTAATGAGTGTGTTTTTATAGTTGTTGAAAAGAATAATTTGATAATCTGGGATCGTTTATCAAATCCTAAATTTTATGTGATAGTTCAATTTCAAAAAATTTCACAATCAAAAACCAAATTAATTTTCAGGCAATTATTTGACTCGATTGAATTATGCGACAAAATCAGAACTTATACGGTTGGTAAAAATGACGAAAATTTTGATCGATTAGAAATTGAATTAGAAAAAATGAGAAAGGAAAAATAA
- a CDS encoding HTH domain-containing protein: MAKENSELLTAGKIAAQLGVSGSVVSKTIKTLNLKPDLVKGGCNYFGKENIDKIKKAVK; this comes from the coding sequence ATGGCTAAAGAAAATTCGGAATTATTAACCGCGGGTAAAATAGCGGCTCAATTAGGTGTTTCGGGTTCCGTTGTTTCAAAAACAATAAAAACTCTTAACTTAAAACCGGACTTGGTTAAAGGCGGATGCAATTATTTTGGAAAAGAAAATATTGATAAAATTAAAAAAGCTGTAAAGTAA
- a CDS encoding VOC family protein, translating into MKNIHPYINCKGNTEEAFNFYKSVFGGDFLGVTKFKDIPGENQIPENLKDKIMHISLPLCNGIILMGTDAIEEMGHKLNFGNNMHIMITTDSKEEADELFNKLSVGGKIEMPMSDQFWGDYFGNFTDKFGINWMIDFSKQI; encoded by the coding sequence ATGAAGAATATTCATCCGTATATTAATTGCAAAGGCAATACCGAAGAAGCATTCAATTTTTATAAATCAGTATTTGGCGGTGACTTTCTTGGAGTTACTAAATTCAAAGATATTCCCGGCGAAAACCAAATACCTGAAAACTTAAAAGATAAAATTATGCATATTTCTTTGCCGTTGTGCAATGGAATTATTTTAATGGGAACAGATGCTATTGAAGAAATGGGTCATAAACTGAATTTTGGCAATAATATGCATATTATGATTACAACAGATTCTAAAGAAGAAGCTGACGAATTATTCAACAAACTTTCCGTTGGCGGAAAAATTGAAATGCCTATGTCTGATCAATTTTGGGGTGATTATTTCGGCAACTTTACAGATAAATTCGGCATAAATTGGATGATTGATTTTTCAAAACAAATATAA
- a CDS encoding helix-turn-helix domain-containing protein — protein sequence MKNIIILVPETAIPAAIFDPQYMFFAVNNFFKEAGHQPFFNVELIGLTNEVKLNFGTVTVHTNNTIDKAKQSNLIIVPAISGNIINSLEVNKKFIPFIIEQYNGGAEVASLCIGAFLLASTGLLNGKQCSTHWLFANQFKEMFPEVKFAEDKIITDQNRIYTSGGATSYWNLLLYLVEKFTNKEMAVMASKFFLLDTEKTTQLPFRIFKGQKEHKDSLILSAQNFIEENFKEKITIDELSERFNLGRRTFERRFKAATKNTIIEYIQRVKIEAAKIDLEKGRKTVTEIMYDVGYTDSKSFRDIFKKYAGISPVEYKNKFNN from the coding sequence ATGAAAAACATAATTATATTAGTTCCAGAAACGGCAATTCCCGCCGCAATTTTTGATCCGCAATATATGTTTTTTGCGGTTAATAATTTTTTCAAAGAAGCCGGGCATCAGCCGTTTTTCAATGTTGAGTTAATTGGTTTAACGAATGAAGTAAAATTAAATTTTGGAACTGTAACCGTTCATACAAATAATACAATTGATAAAGCTAAACAGTCAAATTTAATAATTGTTCCTGCTATAAGCGGAAACATAATAAATTCATTAGAAGTTAATAAAAAATTTATCCCGTTCATTATTGAACAATATAATGGCGGCGCGGAAGTGGCAAGTCTTTGCATTGGTGCTTTTTTATTGGCTTCAACTGGTTTGCTCAATGGAAAACAATGTTCTACTCATTGGCTTTTTGCAAATCAATTTAAAGAAATGTTTCCCGAAGTTAAATTTGCGGAAGATAAAATAATAACTGATCAAAATAGAATTTACACTAGCGGCGGCGCTACTTCTTATTGGAACTTACTTTTATATTTAGTGGAAAAATTTACGAACAAAGAAATGGCGGTTATGGCTTCTAAATTTTTCCTATTGGATACCGAAAAAACAACACAGCTTCCGTTTAGGATTTTTAAGGGACAGAAAGAACATAAAGACAGTTTAATTCTCTCCGCGCAGAATTTCATTGAAGAAAATTTTAAAGAAAAAATTACGATTGATGAATTATCCGAAAGATTTAATTTGGGAAGAAGAACTTTTGAAAGGAGATTTAAAGCAGCAACAAAAAATACAATTATTGAATATATTCAACGTGTAAAAATTGAAGCTGCAAAAATTGATTTGGAAAAGGGAAGAAAAACCGTAACAGAAATTATGTATGATGTGGGTTATACAGATAGCAAATCTTTTAGAGATATTTTTAAAAAGTATGCCGGAATTTCTCCGGTTGAGTATAAAAATAAATTTAATAACTGA
- a CDS encoding LytTR family transcriptional regulator: protein MKILNRKYSKYNPNNKIWKNGLYTASLILLIFILFEPFGFRDKEISLKILLYPGYAFIAFIYSYLNFQIVRQIIKKKQTWKIIDEIKNILLSIILITFAVHLFTYSISEDMPITLEWFFRLLYHVSSIFLIKNIIEFFYYNYKSTAINNKLLKSQNEISNQKLNDSEMQKKEIILISLEKEQIKISRNKIIFIQAASNYLIFYLREDDKKINKIIKRGRLHKIENDLSPFSEFVRCHRAFIINLNQSARLKGNMKNSRIIFQDVETEIPVSRTFYRTLKENLEKITLS from the coding sequence ATGAAAATTTTAAATAGAAAATATTCTAAATATAATCCCAACAATAAAATATGGAAAAATGGGTTATATACGGCGAGTTTGATTTTATTGATTTTTATACTATTTGAGCCTTTTGGTTTTAGAGATAAAGAAATCAGTCTAAAAATTCTACTATACCCAGGCTATGCTTTTATAGCTTTTATTTATTCGTATCTAAATTTTCAAATTGTTAGACAAATAATCAAAAAAAAGCAAACTTGGAAAATAATTGATGAAATTAAAAATATTCTATTAAGCATAATTCTTATAACATTTGCTGTTCATTTATTTACATATTCAATTTCTGAAGATATGCCAATTACATTAGAATGGTTTTTTAGGCTTTTGTACCATGTTTCAAGTATTTTTCTAATTAAAAATATAATTGAGTTTTTTTATTATAATTATAAATCAACCGCCATAAATAATAAATTACTAAAATCACAGAATGAAATCTCAAATCAAAAATTGAATGATTCAGAAATGCAGAAAAAAGAAATCATTTTAATTTCTTTAGAGAAAGAGCAAATAAAAATTAGTAGAAATAAAATTATTTTTATCCAAGCAGCAAGCAATTACTTAATATTTTATCTTCGTGAAGATGATAAAAAAATAAATAAGATAATAAAACGGGGTCGACTTCATAAGATTGAAAATGATCTTTCTCCATTCTCAGAATTTGTTAGATGCCACCGCGCTTTTATTATTAATCTTAATCAATCAGCACGTTTAAAGGGAAATATGAAAAATTCCAGAATTATTTTTCAGGACGTAGAAACAGAGATCCCTGTCTCAAGAACATTTTACAGAACCTTGAAAGAAAACCTTGAGAAAATAACTTTAAGTTAA